One genomic segment of Sminthopsis crassicaudata isolate SCR6 chromosome 4, ASM4859323v1, whole genome shotgun sequence includes these proteins:
- the ZNF385C gene encoding zinc finger protein 385C isoform X1 encodes MVPPGKKPAGETSNSNKKCKRYFNEHWKEEFTWLEFDYERKLMFCLECRQALVRNKHGKAENAFTVGTDNFQRHALLRHVTSGAHCQALAVNREQLAYEARAGGRGSYGYHQNLPMNSVGVATTTSMVPIKMEVNPAKVAVLTTVYCMAKEDVPDDRCPALLELQRFNLCQALLGTEHGDYYTLGSVKDMQAAIARALHSEDYQRLKASPFVGLVLDEVGDGPEPHSLALFATLVSPCDGQPASTFLGSVELGGGETIPSQLLDLLKSFGVPAPKLAWLGSGLPSERLGDLGLHLRVTCPLLAELHCLPGRGHPEAPTYVSEYESVLDALFRLYGSAGAHGIPELRAALDLAAINLTGPQRVPWASILPAVEAVAASWSHLVPKLEATSPPSPLTQALALALRRFTFIAFTHLLLDILPTLQKLSLLLQPEEPDLALLPPLVITTAASLQAQRGSEGPHFQSFLQALDNPSPVGNGGSGHYCYQGVELTDCSPTTIQSFEDLRGAFLDSLRRGLWDSFPGPSLDIVAAFASIFDSRRYPQSLEELGEHGEGALRLLLQAYAPVVVGERALSDFPLFKRIVFSLGPLGPRDLCCKLVCAHSELHELFPDFAILASLVLVLPAGASLLDKVARSRELRWWDQGKGDGGDVQGSHVVKIAVDGPPLHEFDFALAIELFESGGSGVEFFGTQIK; translated from the exons ATGGTCCCCCCAGGAAAGAAGCCGGCTGGAGAGACTTCCAACTCGAACAAAAAATGCAAGCGCTATTTCAACGAGCATTGGAAGGAAGAGTTCACTTGGCTGGAGTTTGACTATGAGCGAAAGTTGATGTTTTGCTTGGAGTGTAGGCAAGCTCTTGTCCGGAACAAACATGGGAAGGCCGAGAATGCCTTCACGGTGGGCACCGACAATTTCCAGCGTCACGCTTTGTTGCGCCATGTGACTTCTGGGGCTCACTGCCAGGCCCTAGCTGTCAATCGGGAGCAGCTGGCATATGAAGCTCGGGCAGGGGGAAGAGGGAGCTACGGGTACCACCAAAATCTGCCCATGAACTCAGTAGGTGTGGCCACCACCACCTCCATGGTGCCTATCAAGATGGAAGTAAACCCTGCCAAGGTGGCAGTGTTGACCACCGTATACTGCATGGCTAAGGAAGATGTGCCAGATGACCGCTGCCCTGCTCTGTTGGAACTACAGAGATTCAACCTCTGCCAGGCGCTTCTGGGCACTGAGCATGGTGATTACTACACCCTGGGCAGTGTGAAGGACATGCAG GCAGCCATTGCCAGGGCTCTGCACTCTGAAGACTACCAGCGGCTGAAGGCGTCCCCCTTTGTGGGCCTGGTGCTGGACGAGGTTGGGGATGGTCCAGAGCCTCATAGCCTGGCCCTGTTTGCCACCCTCGTATCCCCCTGTGACGGCCAACCTGCCAGCACCTTCTTGGGAAGTGTGGAGCTAGGGGGAGGGGAGACCATTCCCAGCCAGCTTCTGGACCTTCTCAAGTCCTTTGGTGTTCCCGCACCCAAGCTGGCCTGGCTTGGCTCAGGACTGCCAAGTGAGCGTCTAGGGGACCTGGGTCTACACCTCCGGGTCACCTGCCCGCTGCTTGCTGAGCTCCACTGTCTTCCCGGCCGGGGTCACCCAGAAGCTCCTACCTACGTCAGCGAGTATGAGAGTGTCCTGGATGCTCTGTTCCGACTCTATGGCAGCGCTGGGGCCCACGGGATCCCAGAGCTCCGGGCGGCACTGGACCTTGCAGCCATCAATCTGACGGGGCCACAGCGGGTGCCCTGGGCATCCATCTTGCCGGCTGTTGAAGCTGTGGCTGCCTCTTGGTCCCACCTGGTGCCCAAGCTGGAGGCCACTTCCCCCCCTTCTCCACTCACACAGGCGCTGGCCCTTGCCCTCCGGAGGTTCACCTTCATTGCCTTCACTCACCTGCTCCTGGACATTCTGCCCACTCTGCAGAAGCTCAGTCTCCTCCTTCAGCCCGAGGAGCCTGACTTGGCCCTGCTCCCGCCCCTAGTCATCACCACTGCTGCCTCCCTGCAGGCCCAGAGAGGCTCAGAAGGACCCCACTTTCAAAGCTTCCTGCAGGCCCTGGACAATCCCAGCCCAGTTGGCAATGGGGGCAGTGGCCACTACTGCTATCAGGGGGTGGAGCTGACAGACTGCTCCCCAACAACCATCCAGAGCTTTGAAGATCTCCGGGGGGCCTTCCTAGACTCTCTGAGGAGGGGGCTATGGGACTCCTTCCCAGGGCCCTCTCTGGACATCGTGGCTGCGTTTGCTTCCATCTTTGACTCTCGCCGCTACCCACAGTCCCTAGAAGAGCTGGGAGAGCATGGGGAAGGTGCCCTTAGGTTACTGCTCCAGGCCTATGCCCCTGTAGTGGTTGGTGAGCGGGCACTGAGTGACTTCCCGCTCTTTAAACGCATTGTCTTCAGTCTGGGTCCCCTGGGCCCTCGAGATCTCTGCTGCAAGCTAGTCTGTGCCCACTCGGAGCTGCATGAGCTCTTTCCTGATTTTGCCATCCTGGCTTCGTTGGTCTTGGTCCTACCTGCTGGTGCCAGCCTTCTCGACAAGGTGGCCAGGAGCCGGGAGCTGCGGTGGTGGGACCAGGGAAAGGGAGATGGGGGCGATGTCCAGGGAAGCCACGTGGTGAAGATCGCAGTGGACGGCCCCCCACTCCACGAGTTCGACTTTGCTTTGGCCATTGAACTGTTTGAGAGTGGAGGGAGTGGGGTGGAATTTTTTGGTACACAGATCAAATGA